The following coding sequences lie in one Pempheris klunzingeri isolate RE-2024b chromosome 13, fPemKlu1.hap1, whole genome shotgun sequence genomic window:
- the reep1 gene encoding receptor expression-enhancing protein 1 translates to MVSWIISRLVVLVFGTLYPAYSSYKAVKSKDVKEYVKWMMYWIIFALFTTVEVFTDMFLCWLPFYYELKIAFVVWLLSPYTKGSSVLYRKFVHPTLSSKEKDIDEYIGQAKDKSYDTLVHFGRKGLNVAATAAVMAATKGQGVLSDRLRSFSMQDLSSYQSEAVNSGPDTTQPAAAQNRTRAMMRSKSESYNKGQDFDMTEYEVLGLNQWDSKGSPSQTTSPSESESTPITHSLTPQSSPPPTPSPPPTPPAPEQPEELVKSSSPQLGLIKRKAPEPPLRVLRPLTRSRSALSSNNEAM, encoded by the exons aCTTGTGTTTGGTACACTATATCCTGCATACTCATCTTATAAAGCTGTGAAGTCAAAAGATGTGAAAGAATAC GTAAAATGGATGATGTACTGGATAATATTTGCCCTATTCACTACTGTGGAAGTATTTACAGATATGTTTCTTTGTTG GCTTCCTTTCTACTATGAACTGAAGATAGCCTTCGTGGTGTGGCTGCTGTCTCCTTACACCAAAGGCTCCAGTGTGTTGTACAGGAAGTTTGTTCATCCCACGCTTTCCTCAAAAGAAAAG gACATAGATGAGTACATTGGTCAAGCGAAGGACAAAAGCTATGACACACTGGTGCATTTTGGGAGAAAAGGGCTGAATGTTGCAGCCACAGCTGCAGTCATGGCTGCAACAAAG GGCCAAGGGGTCCTGTCAGACCGACTGAGGAGTTTCAGCATGCAGGATCTGTCTTCCTACCAGTCTGAGGCCGTTAACTCTGGCCCTGACACTAcgcagcctgcagcagcacagaatcGGACCAGAGCTATGATGCGCAGCAAGTCAGAGAGCTACAACAAAG GACAGGATTTTGACATGACTGAGTATGAGGTGTTGGGGTTGAACCAATGGGACTCTAAGGGTTCACCGTCCCAGACCACTTCACCTTCTGAGTCTGAGTCCACCCCCATTACGCACTCACTGACACCACAGTCCTCCCCACCTCCCACGCCCTCTCCACCCCCCACTCCTCCAGCTCCGGAGCAGCCTGAGGAGCTGGTCAAATCAAGCTCTCCACAGCTCGGGCTGATTAAGAGGAAGGCTCCAGAG CCTCCTCTTAGAGTCTTAAGGCCTCTCACAAGATCCAGGAGTGCTCTTTCTTCAAACAATGAAGCCATGTGA